A stretch of DNA from Fusobacterium mortiferum ATCC 9817:
CCAACATAAACTTGATTATTTTCTATATCATATTTAACCATAAAAAAGCTATCTTTTAATTCTCCACATTTAATCTGAATAAAAGAATCTTCAAAATCATTATAATTTTCTATTGGGTAGGTAATTTGAGTAAGCAACAGTAGAAATAAAATAATTTTTTTAATCAAGATACTCCACCTTTACAGTAAAAAATCCACGATAAACTCCTCTACTAGTTTTTTTAGTTTGAGTTTCACCATCTATGAGGATATCTTTAGTGATAACTCTTCCATCATTTCCTACCCTATATGTATTTTTACTATTAGAAGACAATCTTCTAATTAATTCTTGACTATTATTATCTCTAAATCTTATATTAACAGTAAGAGTATCATTATTAGAATTTTTTATAGTTGTACTACTTGGAATATAAATATTTATACTTTTATTCTCTTCTCCCTCAATACTTAGATTAGCAGGTTCACCAGATTCTTTAGTAGAGAGTTTTTCTCCAGCTACTCCTTTTCCCAAGTTCATATTATTTAAAACTTTAATTTTTAAACTATGAATAGGTTTTAACTCTTTAGTATCTAAGTTTAAATAAACTGGATTGATACTAGAATTTATATACCCTATTTTTATATTTTCTTTTTCTCTACTTTGATTTAACCAATTAAAAACGAATTCTCCCTCTACCAAAATTTTAATCTCTTGCAATCCTTCGCCATTAGTAGTGTTTTTAAAATAGATCTTATTTCCTACTTTTGTTCCAGATATATTTGTTATCTTAAGTTCAGCTAAATTTATAAATGAATTATTACTATTAGTTTCTAATTGAAAAAAATCTTGAATATTACCATTTTCTTTGATTATACTTACTTCACTAGAAAATTTTAACCTACTAGTTGTTCCTATAACTAAATTATCATTTGAATATACTTTAGAAATCTCAGCAATATAATTTTTTCCAAAGGAAAAATAAGAGAAGATGAAAAAAATAATGAAAACTAATATTTTTTTCAAGCTATTACCTCCTTACTCTTCAAGAGCTCTATTGATTAAGATATATAATGAATGGTGTTCTAAAGGAATATATGGTAATTTTTTAGAAATTTCGTTTACTCCTTCAATAAAGATTTTCTCTCTCTTTTCTAAATTCTCTTCCTTTTCAAACCTATTTTCAAAGTAATTTATCTCTTTATAGAGATTATCATCATAAATATCATAAAGAATAACCTTTCCTAAAGATATTCTTGGATATTTTTTATTGAAAACTAAATGTTGAAGAGCTATATCAAAATTTTTGGATTTTATTTTATAATAGTAAGCATCTACTTGATAAGGAAGAATTTTTACTATAATTTCATATTTTTTTAATCTATTCTTTATATTCTCAGCTAGTTTTCTATCTTCTTCAGTATTTAATATCATAAGTTCAACAATTTTTTCTTTATCATTTAAAGTATTTAATTCTTTATTTATATTAAAATTTTTAACTTTATCAATATCTTCTAAATTTTTATCATAAATTTCTGGGGGTAAAAGAGATTCTTCTGTATTTAAAATATTATTTAGAATTTTTTTAAATTTTAAATCTCTATTTTTATTAAATACTAAGGCAGTAGTTACTATATTTTCACTTTTTTTAATATCAATATTTTTTTCATCAATAATTTTTAAATTTTTACCATTTTTAATATCAAAATTAGTAATATCATAAATTACATCAGAGTTATTATTAAAAAGAGAGAGTAATCTATCTTGAATTGAAAAAATTCTATCAATAATAATTTTTTTATATGGAAATTCTATATTTGAAAGAGTAACACTATCTTTTTGTAAAGCTTCAACTTGATATAAACCTGTGCCAATAATTTTACCTGCTTTTTCTTTTATAATAGAACTCATAGTGTGCGAAAGAGTTTCAAATATATATTTGTCTTCTTGACTAAATTTGATAATAAACTCTCTATTATTAATAATTTCTATTTCTTCTATATTTTTATAAAACTCCTTTAAAGCTCCTTGAGTTTTTACTCTCAGTAAAGAATTTTTTACATCTTCTGATGTAAGAGAAGTTCCATCTTGAAATTTTATTCCATCTTTAAGTTTAATATATAACAGCTTTTTTGTTATATAATAATACTCTTGAGCTAACTTAGGAGTGATTTTACCATCAATATCTATTTCAAAAAGAGTATCATAGATAAATCTAAAAGCTCTTTTAGAGTAAATATCTGTTAATTTGATTGGGTCAAGAGTAGTAACCCTTAATTCTTGTGAGATTCTTATCTTATTTTTTTCTTCTTTTTTTTCAAAAATATAATCTTCTAACTCTGCAAAAGAGAGTTGACTAAATAATAATATAAAAATAAAAAATAATCTTTTCATATTTCACCACACTTTCATATAAGAAAAAAGCAATTATAAATTTAGAAAATACTCTAACTTATAATTGCAAAATAAACACTTCTAAATAAAGAATCTTTCAGTCTTTTATTATATTCTTTTCTATTCTAAGTGTAGCTCTATTTTATTTAAAAGTCAATAGTAAAATAAAAAATAAAAGAGAAAAATTTACCTAGTTTAAATAAATTTTTCTCTTTAAGAATTTAATTTTAAATTTTATTTTAAAAGATTATTTAATTTTTTAATAAACTCAACAGGATTTTCTATTTGGAATCCTTCAAGCATAAGAGCCTCTGTATAAAGAATATCTAATAAATCATCAAATTTAGGAGTATCTTTACACTCTTGAAGTTTTGCAAATAGAGGGTGTTCTGGGTTTAGTGCTAAAATCTTTTCAGCTTTTATATTTTCATTTCCAGGAATTTGAGAAAGTACTTTTTCCATCTCAAGAGAGATTTCTCCCTTAGCAAGTAGAGCAGAAGCACCACTACCTAAGTTATTACTTAGCTCAACATCTACTATTTTTCCTGTTAAGCTCTCTTTTATCTTATCTAGCATAGATTTATTGTCTTCAGATAATTTTTTAATCTCTTCCTCTTTTTCTTTGTTTTCCTCTAATTTGAAATCAGAATCACTTATAGATTTGAAAGTTTTTCCTTCAAACTCATTCATAGTTTTTAGAGCAAACTCATCAATCTTATCAGTTAAGATTAAGACTTCTATTCCTTTTTCTTTTAGAGCTTCCATCTTAGGTAGAGATTTTACAGTGGCTAAATCCTCTCCTACTACATAAAGAATCTCTTTTTTCTCTTCTCCCATACGCTCTACATACTCTTTCAATGTAACATATTTATCATCTAGAGAACTTCTAAATATTAATAAGTTTTGAAGTTTGTCTTTATTCATTCCAAACATATCGTGGATACCAAATTTTATATTTCTACCAAAAGCTTCCCAGAACTCAATATATTTTTCTCTATCATTTTTTAAGATATATTCAAGCTCTGATATGATTTTTTTCTCAAGATTTTTAGAAATAGCAGTAAGTTCACTATTTTGTTGTAAAATCTCTCTTGAGATATTTAGTGATAAATCATCACAATCTACAAGCCCTTTTACAAAACTAAAATATTCTGGAATTAGCTCATCACATTTATCCATTATAAAGACATTTTTTGTATAAAGTTGTAATCCTTTTTTATAATCTTTTGAGTAAAAATCCATTGGAGCTTTTTTAGGAATATATAGTAAAGCTGTATATTCAATACTACCTTGTACTTTTAGATGAAAGTGGAACATAGGATCTTCCCAATCGTGGAAAGTAGATTTATAGAACTCATTATAATTTTCATCTTTAAGTTGCGATTTATCTGTTTTCCAAATTGGTTTTGTAGAGTTAATTGTTTCATCATTGAAAATAATTGGATATCTTACATAGTCAGAGTATTTTTTAACTAAATCTCTTATCTTCCAATCTTCTAAGAAAGTCATAAACTCCTCTCCATCTTTTATAGTAAGAGTGATAGAAGTTCCTCTCTCTTTTTTTCAAACTCCTCTATCTCATAAGAACCATCTCCAGTAGATGTCCACTTTACTCCCATATCAGATTTTGGAGATTTTGTAATAAGAGTCATCTTATCAGCTACCATAAATCCAGAATAGAACCCTACTCCAAACTGTCCAATAATATCTATATCATCTTTTGAAGTGTTTTCTAATTTTTCTTTAAAAGCTTTTGAACCAGATTTTGCAATAGTTCCTATATTTTCAGCTACCTCATCATAAGTCATTCCTATTCCATTATCTGTAATTGTTATCTCTTTTTTATCCTTATTTACTGATAGAGTTATTTTAAAATCTCTATCTTCTCCTAAAATTTCACTATTAGTAAGAGCCTCAAATTTTATTTTATCAATAGCATCACTAGCATTTGATATAAGCTCTCTTAAAAAAATCTCTCTATTTGTATAGATAGAGTGTATCATCAAGTTTAATAATTCTTTAGTTTCTGCTTGAAACATTTTTGCTTCTTTTCTCATTTAAAAATTACCTCCTTAGCACTCTAATAAATTACTGGCTAACAATTAATATATACCATAATCAATAAAAGTTGTCAATAATTTTTTATATTATAAAATTTTTGATTCAAGTTAAATAAAAAATAAAATAGTAAAATTTTTACTTTTAATATTTTAATAACTATTGAAATATAAATATATTTTATGGTAATATTTTATTGTAAAATAAATGAAATGTATTATAAACAAATAAAAAATTCTAAAATAAAATCAGTAAAATTTTTACTAATTAAGAGAAAGGAAGAGGATAAATGATAAACTTCAATGAAAAAAATAGAGAGTTTCATTTACAAGGGAAGAATTTTAGTTATGTTTTTAATGTTATGCAAAATGGACAATTAGGGCAACTTTATTTTGGAAAAAAAATAAGACATAGAGAAGATTTTTCACATTTTTTCTATAAACCTGAGGTTGGAATTGGAATAATAGCTCATTATGAAGAGGATCCAGGATTTTCATTAGAGTATTTCAAACAGGAGTACCCATCATATGGAACAACAGATTTTAGAAAGCCAGCTTTCGAGATAGAGGATGAGAATGGAAGTAGGGTAAGTAATTTTGTATATAAAGGATATAGAATTTATAAGGGGAAAGAAAAATTACAAGGATTACCAGCTACTTATGTGTTATCAGAAGAGGAAGCTGAAACTTTAGAGATTACTTTAGAGGATGAAGTTTTAGAATGTAGACTATATCTTACTTACACTATTTTCAATGAAAGAGATATTTTAACTAGAAATGCTAGATTTGAAAATTATGGAAAACAAAATCTAAAATTAAATAGAGCAATGAGTTTATCATTAGACTTACCAGATTATAACTATGAGATGTTACACTTTTCAGGAGCTTGGGCTAGAGAAAGACATCTTAAAACTAGAAAATTAGAGGTAGGAAATCAATATATAGATAGTACAAGAGGAGCAAGTAGTGCTCATCAAAATCCTTTTATTATTTTAAAAAGACCTAATACAGATGAGGATATGGGAGAGGCTATTGGATTTTCCTTAGTTTATTCTGGAAATTTTTTAGCACACGTAGAGGTAGATCATTTTGATGCTACAAGGGTAACTATGGGAATAAATTCTTTTGATTTCTCTTGGAACTTAAATGGAGGAGGAAGTTTCCAAACACCTGAAGCTATAATCTCTTTTACAAGTACAGGACTTAATAGTTTAAGTCAAAATTTTCATTCACTATACAGAGAAAGACTTATGAGAGGAGAGTGGAAAGAGAAAGAGAGACCAATTCTTATAAATAACTGGGAAGCAACATATTTTGATTTTAATGAAGAAAAACTTCTAAATATGGTAAGAAAAGCTAAAAAACTTGGATTTGAACTTTTTGTATTAGATGATGGTTGGTTTGGAAAGAGAAATGATGATAAAAGTTCTTTAGGAGATTGGTTCCCTAACTTAGAAAAATTACCTAACGGTATAAAAGGTTTGGCTGAAAAAATAGAAACTGAGGGAATGAAATTTGGACTTTGGTTTGAACCAGAGATGATAAGTAAAGAGAGTGAACTTTATAAGAAACATCCTGATTGGATATTAGGAGTAAAGGGAAGAAAATTGTCACTAGGAAGAAATCAATATATCTTAGATCTATCTAGAGAAGATGTACAAAATTATATAATTTCTGTACTTGATGAGAGATTTGCTGAAGCTCCAATATCTTATGTTAAATGGGATATGAATAGAAATATGACAGAAATAACTTATGGAGATTTACCTCATAAGTATATTTTAGGACTATATAGAATATTAGAAAAAATAACTACAAAATATCCACATGTACTATTTGAGTCTTGTGCTTCTGGTGGTGGAAGATTTGATGCTGGTATGTTATATTATATGCCGCAAGTATGGACAAGTGATGATACTGATGCAATAGTTAGATTAAAAGTTCAACATGGGACTTCAATGGGATATCCATTACTCACTATGGGGGCTCATGTTTCAGATATTCCTAACCATCAAACCGCTAGAAAAACAAGTTTAGATATTAGAAATCATGTAGCTTATTTTGGAAACTTTGGGTATGAGTTAAATCCACTTATTTTTGATGAAGAGATGGATAAAAAAGTAATTAAATATTTAGATTTCTATAAAGAAAATAGAAAATTAATTCAATTTGGGGATTTTTATAGAATAGAGAGTCCATTTGAAGGAAATACAACATCTTGGATAGTAGTCAACAAAGATAAATCTGAAGCTTTAGTTGGATATTTCCAGATTTTAGCTGAACCAAATCCTGGTTATAATAAAAAAGTTATTTTAAAAGGATTAGATCCAGATAAAAAATATTTAGTTAATGATGAATTTGAAGCTTATGGAGATGAACTTATGAATATGGGAATAGTTTTCCCGCAACCTGATAGATATTTTTCTAAAGATTCAGAAACACAAGATTTTCAAAGTAAAATATTTAAATTGAAAGAGATAAAATAAAATATAAGGGGGATAAAAAAATGGTAGATTTTAAAATGAAACTTTCATATGGAATAGGAGCGTTAGGAAAAGACTATGCTTGTGCTATAATATATATTTTCTTAATGTATTATTTAACTGACGTAGTAGGGTTAGTACCTGCTTTTGTTGGAACACTGTTTCTAGTAGCAAGATTATGGGATGCAATCAATGATCCTATGATGGGAATGATAGTTGACAATACAAGAAGTAGATGGGGAAAATTTAGACCTTGGATACTTATAGGAACTATTTTAAATGCTGTGGTTTTAATTGCTATGTTTTTCAAACCTAATGGATTAGAAGGAAAAATGTTATATGCTTATATCTCTGTTGCTTACATTTTATGGGGAATGACTTATACAGTAATGGATATACCTTTCTGGTCTATGATACCAGCTCTATCTAGTGACAAAAAAGAGAGAGAAAAGATAGCTGTTGTACCTAGAATATTTGCTAGTTTAGCGTGGTTAAGTATAGGAAGTTTTGGATTACCAGTTATAGGATTACTTGGAAATGGAAATGAGGGAAGAGGATTTTCTCTACTAGCAGTTGGAATAGCAATTTTCTTTATATTTGCTTCAACTTTAACAGTTATAAATGTAAAGGAACAAATAGTAAGTGACCAAAAAGCTCCAAAGGTAAATTTAAAAGATACATTTAGATTGATTTTTAAAAATGACCAACTAGTAGCTTTAATAGGAACAGTTTTAATGTATAACTTAGTTGCTCAAATATCTGGAGGGGTAGCTATATACTACTTCAAATATGTAATAGGAAGAGAAGCACTATTTTCAGTTTTTACAGGATTTTCTGGAATAGCTGAAATAGCAGCATTAATGACTTTTCCAATGTTATCAACTAAAATAGGAAGAAAGAAAGTATTTTTCTTAGCTTGTAGCTTACCAGTTATTGGTTTTGGGTTATTATGTTTAGCTGGATATATTGCTCCAGAAAGTGCTACTTTAGTTGCTGCTTGTGGAATTGTAGCTAAATTAGGATCAGGACTTTCTTTAGGTATTTCAACAGTTATGTTAGCTGACGTTGTTGATTATGGAGAATATAAATTTGGAAGTAGAAATGAAAGTGTAATTTTCTCTGTCCAAACACTACTTGTTAAATCTGCTTCAGCTGTAAGTGGTTGGTTAATAGGAATAGGATTGTCTTTAGTAGGATATGTAGCTAATGTACAACAAACAGCTTCTGCTATAATGGGAATAAGAAGTTTAATGATAATTTTCCCTATGTTATTATCAGCTATGGGATATGTAATATATAAAAAGTATTATAAATTAAATGATGAGTATTACGATGAGATTGTAGAAAAATTAATGGAAAATAGAAAACAAAGAACAGTTTAATAAGGAGAAATAGTATGTGGTTAGGAGTAGATTATTATCCTGAACAATGGGATATATCAATGATAGATAAGGATTTAGACAATATAATAGAACTTGGGAGTAATGTAATCAGGATAGGAGAGTTTGCTTGGCATATTATGGAAAAAGAAGAAGGAAAATATGATTTTTCCTTCTTCGATATGGTTATAAAAAAAGCTAGTGAGAAAGGACTAAAAGTAATTTTTGGAACACCAACAGCTACAATTCCAGCTTGGCTTGCTAAAAAATATCCTGAAGTATTATCAGAATTTGAAAATGGTCAAAAAAGAAGATTTGGTGGACGTCATACAAGCTGTTATAACAGTGAAAAATATGTAGAGTATTCTAAAAAAATTGTACAAACTCTTGTAGAACACTATAAAGATGAAAAAAATATAGTGGCTTGGCAACTTGATAATGAGTTTGGACATGAAGGAAGCGACGAGTGTTTCTGTAAATGTTGTGAAAGAGAATTCCAAAAATTCCTTTCTAAAAAATTTAATGGAGATATCAATAAATTAAATGAAACTTATGGAACAACTTTCTGGTCTCAAGAGTATAACTCTTTTGAAGAGATACCTGTACCAGCCGCTACAATTACCACTCATAATCCAGCTTTAAGATTAGATTGGGAAAGATTTAGAAGTGAGAGTATTGTAAAATATTCTGATATGCAAGTTGAGATAATTAGAAATATAATTCCTGAGGCAGTAATTATTCATGATTTTCCAGGTGGAGGATTAGATAAGCATGTGGACTACTCTAAGTTAGCAGAAAAATTAGATGTAGTAGCTTACAATAACTATCCAGTATGGGGAGGACAAAAGAAACCTATTCCACCTTGTGAAATAGCTTTTGGTTTGGATTATATGAGAGGGTTGAAAAGACAAAATTTCTGGATAACAGAGGGGATAATGGGAGCTCAAGGACATGATATAACAGGATATCTTCCAAGACCTAATCAAGCTAAGATGTGGTCATATCAAGGAGTAGCTAGAGGGGCTGAAACATTTATTTACTTCAGATATCGTGGAGCTACTAAAGGAGCAGAGCAATTTTGTTATGGAGTAATAGATGCTGATAACCAAAAGAGAAGAAAATTTTATGAAGTTCAAAATTTCTTTAGAGTAGCTAAGGAAAATGAAAAATCTTTAGAAACTCCAATAGAGAGTAAAATAGCTATGATATATGACTATGATTCATTAGCATCTTTTAGAATACAAAAACAAAGTATATTATTAGATTGTCATAGTGAGATGAAAAGAATACATAAAGTTTTCTATGAAAAAAATATAATGATAGATATCATTCCTCATACAATGGATATTTCTAAATATGAAGTAGTAATTCTTCCGTTTATGATAATTTGGAAAGAGGAATTTGTAACTAAGATAAAAGAGTTTGTAAATAATGGTGGTAAAGTTGTATTTACTTACCGTAATGCTATAAAAGATATAGATAATAACTTGACATTAAATGAGATGCTACCTGTAAGATATACTGATTTAACTGGAGTATATATAGAGGAAACAGAAAGCTTACAAGAGTATGATGAGTTACCATTAAAAGGTATAGGAGAATTTGAAGGAGTAGAGGGAAGAGCCGGAATATTTAGAGATATGCTTGTACCTACTGCTGCACAAACTTTAATGAAGTATGATGATAAATTCTATAACGAGTTTTCAGCTGTGACAAAAAATAAAGTTGGGGCTGGAGAGATTTACTATATAGGTTGTGGATTAGAAGATAAACTTATGACTAAGGTTATGGAAAAAGTTCTTGAAGGAACAGATGTAGTAGAAGAGATTACTCCTGAAGGTGTAGAAGTAGTTGAAAGAGGAAATCTAGAAAATAGAGTAAAAATCTATATAAATCATAATGATTATTCAGTTAAGGTAAAAGATTTTGAGCTTGCACCTTTTGAATGTAAAGTTGTTAAATAACCTACTACTCTCTCTTGATTTCAATTTAAAAAATTAGAATAATTCAAGAATGACGAAGAACGAAAGTCATTCTTGAATTTTATTTATTAAGAATTTTTAATATTGACTATATAGTTTTATCTTTTACACTTTCTCTCTCAATAAGATTACAAGGCATAATAACTTTTTTTACCCCGTGTTCTCCTTCCCAAAGTTCTTCCATAAGTCTTATAGCTGCATCAGCATACTCTCTCATAAAAATTCTTATAGATGAAAGAGCTGGAGTAGCAAATTCAGAAAGAGGAGTATCGTTGAAGGTAATAATACTTACATCTTCAGGAATTTTTATATTCTTTTCACTAAAAGCTTTTAATATACCAGAAGCAATAGCATCAGATGAGATAAAGAAAGCACTTGGTAATTTAGAATTTTTTAAAAATTTAATAATGTTATTATAACCAGATTTTGAATTCATCTCACACTCAACTATATATTTTTCATTAAAGAGATTATGCCCTTCTAAAAAACTTTTAAAATATACATATCTAGAATCTATCTCCCATTCTTTTGTATTACCAAAAGTATATTTACTTCCAATAAAACCAATATCTTTATGCCCTTTATCTAAAAAATGTTTTAAAGCAATTCTTACTCCTAATTGATAGTTGGGAATAATACTGTGATAGGTCAACTCATCAGGAGATGAATCTATAAAAACAATATTTCTAGTATAGGATTCAAAATCAGCTATTTCCTCTAATGTAAATCTTCCTATTGGAAATATCCCATCTAATTTCTTTTTATTAATTTTTATAAAGTTTTTATCTTTATTTCTAAAAAGAGAGATAACCTCTATTCCTTTTTCTAAACAAACTTCTTCTAGAACATTTTTCATCATAATATAGTAAATATCTTTTTTCTGCTCTTCTAATTCAAACATTTGAGCTATACCAATCTTATACTTTTTAGCTTTTCTATCTTTGTATCTCTGTCCTATTGTTTTATAGTTTAATTTGTTAGCTATCTCTATAACTTTTTCTTTAGTTTTATTAGAAACATTTAAGGTAGTATCATTGTTTAATATTCTTGATACTGTTGTTATTGAAACATCGCTTAATTCAGCTATCTCTTTAAGTGTTGCCATAAATATCTCCTATCTCTATTTATCATAATTTTAGTTAGATATATAAGAAAATTCAAGAATGATGAAGATTGATAAGAATAAATAGAGCAAGTCAGCGAAGGTAAATGCTAAAAAACACAACTGTCTGAGACGAAGTCGAGTTTTGTGTTTTTAGTGAACCAAGCCATACTTGCTCTTTATTCTTTGAACGAAAGTCATTCTTGAAGTATTTTAATTAATTATAACGGTCTCTAATATTCTTCTTAATTTTTATATTTTGTTTATGAATATCTTGTTTAAAACAATAATTTTATGCTAGATGTAAATAGTGAGTACATACTAAGAAAAATACTATCAAAGCACAAGCATCAATTATAGTAGTAATAAATGGACTTGCTATAATAGCAGGGTCTAGTTTAAGTCCTTTAGCTATAATAGGAAGAGTACTACCTACAACTTTAGCTATAATTATTGTAATAAATAGGCTAAGAGATATAGCAAAGGAAACAGCAAAATTAATATCACTTAGGTAGTAAATAATTAAAAAGTTTACTACAGATAAAACCACACCAATTATTACACTAACTCTTAACTCTTTCCAAAATATCATACCAATATCAGATAACTCTATCTCTTCAAGTGCTATTCCACGAGTAATTAACATAGAAGATTGAGAACCAGCATTTCCTCCAGTAGACATAAGCATAGGAATAAAAGAGATAAGAACAATAGCTGATTGTAAAACTCCCTCATAAGTTCTAATTATAATACCAGTAAAAGTTGCTAGTATCATTAAAATTAAAAGCCAACCTATTCTCTGTTTAACTAAAGAAAAAACAGATTCTTTTAAATACTCTTCATCAGATGGAGCCATAGCAGCCATCTTTTGCATATCTTCAGTATTTTCTTGGTCGATTACATCTACTACGTCATCTATTGTAATAATACCAACAAGTCTATCTTCATTATCCACAACAGGCATAGATGTCAAATCATATTTTCTAAAGTCAGAAGCGATGTTTTCTTGGTCATCAGTAGTATGACAACTTACAAAATTTGTTTCCATAGCTTCTCTAAGTGGTACATCATCATCTAAGAATATCAGTTTCTTAAGTGAGATATATCCTACAAGTTTTCTTTGATTATCTATTATATAACAGATATCAATAGTTTCATTATCAATTCCAAATCTTTTGATAGAGTGTAATGCTTGTCCAATATTCATATCATTTTTTAAAGATAGATACTCTACAGTCATAACACTACCAGCACTATTTTCTGGATA
This window harbors:
- the mgtE gene encoding magnesium transporter produces the protein MEDIYHLLETNQLNKVREILVDLQPVDIAELFEEMSKEQSLKLFRILPKSLSADIFSYLSSDKQQEIIENITDEEIRNIVNDMFIDDTVDFIEEMPANIVDKILQNTSSDMRNLINQFLRYPENSAGSVMTVEYLSLKNDMNIGQALHSIKRFGIDNETIDICYIIDNQRKLVGYISLKKLIFLDDDVPLREAMETNFVSCHTTDDQENIASDFRKYDLTSMPVVDNEDRLVGIITIDDVVDVIDQENTEDMQKMAAMAPSDEEYLKESVFSLVKQRIGWLLILMILATFTGIIIRTYEGVLQSAIVLISFIPMLMSTGGNAGSQSSMLITRGIALEEIELSDIGMIFWKELRVSVIIGVVLSVVNFLIIYYLSDINFAVSFAISLSLFITIIIAKVVGSTLPIIAKGLKLDPAIIASPFITTIIDACALIVFFLVCTHYLHLA